The Helianthus annuus cultivar XRQ/B chromosome 16, HanXRQr2.0-SUNRISE, whole genome shotgun sequence genome includes a window with the following:
- the LOC110868191 gene encoding ubiquitin carboxyl-terminal hydrolase 5 encodes MSENKHTQFHPSPSNPFKTPLFSSFLFLFLERASILERERDSEAMADDSPAGSSSPELSPEEEMNIISATISAAEHQLTVGDTFCLVSRRWLEKWINYTNKKKISTNEGSSSDHQDLNSASTPKRPSSIDNSDLVNESASDNSTMGIELHDSLQENTHYTLVPEQTWNQFYAWYGGGPKLARKAISCGASETVLTVEVYPLRLHLHLMPKADQCTIRISKRETIGALHKKACEIFQLNSEQVSIWDYFSHRKHALMNDMDKTLEDANIQMDQDILVEVSDDGGCTSDVQENGFTKSHTSSTLVEPSKTNYSIASKGAPRNNNNSELPQIQSLASGIRESEDHKAPPVSVGVSTRGSFGGLTGLLNLGNTCFMNSAIQCLVHTPEFAMYFREDFHQEINWHNPLGMVGELALSFGELLRKLWAPGRTPFAPKQFKAKLARFAPQFSGYSQHDSQELLAFLLDGLHEDLNRVKHKPYIKSRDADGRPDEEVADEYWANHISRNDSIIVDVCQGQYKSTLVCPVCEKISVTFDPFMYLSLPLQSTTTRTMTVTVFSCDGSGVPASCTVTVPKQGRCRDLVQAVSSACGLKQNEKVFLAEIRNHLIHRFLEDPLMSLSSIKDDDHLSAYKIPKSMKNTKFLQLIHRRQELETGNARGTSGWKAYGTPLVFPVSCDATITRGDIQLIVHTMLSPMLKTDTSDLKNVNVEPESDCKENDGPDKPQLKLPLKLVDGNNACIDLSVGEERTVRLPSSSLSVLLFIDWSPKLLQKYETQYLEKLPEVFKTGPSKKARAEPLSLYTCLEAFLREEPLVPEDMWFCPQCKERRQASKKLDLWRLPEVLVIHLKRFSYSRSMKHKLETFVNFPIHDFDLTNYIANKNNSSRQVYDLYALTNHYGSMGSGHYTAHIKLIDENRWYNFDDNHISPINEDEVKTNAAYVLFYRRVRSD; translated from the exons TGGAAAAATGGATAAATTACACTAATAAGAAGAAAATAAGTACAAACGAGGGATCATCTTCAGATCATCAAGATTTAAACAGTGCAAGTACTCCAAAACGGCCATCAAGCATAGACAATTCGGATTTGGTTAATGAATCAGCATCTGATAATTCAACCATGGGTATCGAGCTCCATGATTCACTACAAGAGAACACTCATTACACATTGGTTCCAGAACAAACTTGGAATCAATTCTATGCATG GTATGGAGGTGGGCCTAAACTGGCACGGAAAGCGATAAGTTGTGGCGCATCAGAGACAGTATTGACTGTGGAAGTTTATCCTCTACGCCTTCATCTACATCTGATGCCAAAAGCTGACCAGTGTACCATAAGAATAAGCAAAAGG GAGACAATTGGAGCCCTACACAAAAAGGCTTGCGAGATATTTCAGCTTAATTCCGAACAA GTAAGCATTTGGGACTACTTCAGCCACCGAAAACatgctttgatgaatgacatggATAAAACACTTGAGGATGCCAACATACAAATGGATCAGGAT ATCTTGGTGGAAGTGAGTGATGATGGTGGTTGTACAAGTGATGTTCAAGAGAACGGGTTTACTAAAAGTCACACGTCGTCAACACTTGTAGAACCTTCGAAAACAAACTATTCTATTGCAAGCAAGGGTGCCCCGAGGAACAATAATAATTCGGAGTTACCACAGATTCAGAGTTTGGCTTCTGGAATTAGAGAATCAGAAGATCACAAGGCACCACCTGTGTCTGTTGGTGTTAGTACACGTGGCTCTTTTGGTGGTCTAACTGGATTACTGAATTTGGGAAATACATGCTTTATGAACAGTGCTATACAGTGTTTAGTTCATACCCCTGAATTTGCCATGTATTTCCGTGAAGATTTTCATCAAGAGATTAACTGGCATAACCCTCTAGGGATGGTG GGTGAACTAGCTTTATCATTTGGTGAGTTACTTAGGAAGTTGTGGGCCCCGGGACGCACTCCATTTGCTCCTAAGCAATTTAAAGCAAAGCTTGCTCGTTTTGCACCACAATTTAGTGGATACAGTCAGCATGATTCTCAGGAGCTTTTGGCGTTTTTGCTTGATGGACTTCATGAAGATCTGAACCGTGTGAAACATAAACCTTACATCAAGTCAAGAGATGCTGATGGTCGACCTGACGAAGAAGTTGCTGACGAGTACTGGGCAAATCATATTTCTCGTAATGATTCGATAATCGTTGATGTTTGTCAA GGGCAATATAAATCGACTTTGGTTTGTCCTGTTTGTGAGAAGATTTCAGTTAcatttgacccgttcatgtaTCTTTCATTACCACTTCAATCAACTACAACGCGTACGATGACAGTAACGGTTTTCAGTTGTGATGGAAGTGGGGTGCCTGCTAGTTGCACGGTAACCGTGCCCAAACAGGGACGTTGCAGGGACTTGGTTCAAGCAGTTAGCAGTGCTTGTGGTTTAAAGCAAAACGAGAAAGTTTTTCTAGCCGAG ATACGAAACCATTTGATTCACCGGTTTCTTGAAGATCCTCTCATGTCATTATCTTCCATAAAAGATGATGACCATCTTAGTGCTTACAAGATCCCGAAATCGATGAAAAACACTAAATTTCTTCAGTTGATTCACCGTCGCCAAGAGCT GGAAACCGGTAACGCGCGGGGCACTTCAGGTTGGAAAGCTTATGGAACCCCGCTTGTTTTTCCGGTTTCTTGTGATGCGACCATTACAAGAGGTGATATACAGTTAATCGTTCACACAATGCTCTCCCCCATGCTAAAAACCGACACATCAGACCTCAAGAATGTGAATGTTGAGCCAGAGTCAGATTGTAAAGAGAATGATGGTCCTGATAAACCTCAACTAAAACTTCCGTTAAAGTTGGTTGATGGAAACAATGCATGTATAGATCTTTCGGTTGGAGAAGAGAGAACCGTAAGATTGCCCTCATCCTCATTGTCGGTATTGCTTTTCATCGATTGGTCCCCAAAGCTTTTACAAAAATATGAGACGCAATATCTCGAAAAATTGCCCGAAGTTTTCAAAACCGGACCTTCAAAAAAGGCTCGCGCTGAACCTTTGTCTTTATACACATGCTTAGAAGCTTTCTTACGTGAGGAGCCATTGGTACCCGAAGACATGTG GTTCTGTCCGCAGTGCAAAGAGAGAAGGCAAGCGAGTAAAAAGTTAGATCTTTGGAGGCTCCCGGAAGTACTTGTGATCCATTTGAAAAGGTTCTCGTATAGCAGATCCATGAAGCATAAGCTTGAAACGTTTGTCAACTTCCCTATACATGATTTTGACTTGACAAATTACATTGCAAATAAAAACAACTCGAGTCGACAAGTATACGACCTTTATGCCTTAACCAATCACTATGGCAGCATGGGGAGTGGCCACTATACCGCTCATATTAAG CTTATTGATGAAAACCGATGGTACAACTTTGATGACAATCATATATCACCTATTAATGAAGATGAAGTAAAGACAAATGCTGCGTATGTGCTATTTTACAGGAGGGTGAGAAGCGACTAA
- the LOC110936799 gene encoding extensin-like: MNACTLLTIFTTTVVLAFPAATAQMTPVPGGCTDSAAPSLPYISDICSLDSICSGSPTLPPLIAAPRKPSPSGSFDARRPLRPPRPPQLHPPLSTTISKPSASDRSNHPNNPFRTLLMYAVVYFIILIRRVPSAIPAGYTEPATEPSTSGHINNPFASFFRLLVCGILYHFISHQNIAEMAASRSSDPAEAPEIYEQTRVTPERNPNQDPLIQDIDNQPNQSIGSTSTNPNSPPSSPSNLNPPSPNYFDLPSPDYVGAIPDSPQPSPPPSPPPAHPLIQYAYRIGFQIGCPRRLVQDMCIWKTCWISYQMRVYGGIIEYSRYGT; encoded by the exons ATGAACGCATGCACACTGCTGACAATCTTCACCACCACCGTCGTACTGGCTTTTCCGGCAGCCACCGCGCAAATGACGCCGGTGCCAGGAGGCTGCACTGACTCTGCCGCGCCTAGCCTTCCGTACATATCAGATATCTGCTCGCTGGACTCGATCTGTTCAG GTTCACCAACACTGCCACCGCTCATTGCCGCCCCAAGGAAGCCCTCCCCTTCAG GTTCTTTTGATGCACGGCGCCCACTTCGTCCCCCACGCCCTCCTCAGCTTCATCCTCCACTGTCCACAACGATCAGCAAGCCATCTGCATCAGACCGTAGTAACCATCCAAATAATCCTTTTAGAACGTTATTGATGTATGCAGTCGTAtatttcatcatcttgattagaAGAG TACCGTCCGCTATACCTGCTGGATACACAGAGCCGGCCACTGAGCCATCTACATCAGGCCACATTAACAATCCATTTGCTTCTTTTTTCCGGTTACTGGTGTGTGGAATCCTATATCACTTCATCAGTCACCAGAATATAGCAG AAATGGCTGCGAGCAGGTCCAGCGACCCCGCTGAGGCGCCGGAGATATATGAGCAGACTCGCGTCACACCGGAACGCAATCCTAACCAAGACCCTCTCATTCAAGACATCGACAATCAGCCTAACCAATCGATTGGCTCAACCTCAACCAACCCAAACTCACCCCCCTCATCCCCATCCAATCTTAATCCCCCGTCTCCCAACTATTTTGACCTACCTTCACCAGACTACGTTGGAGCGATCCCTGATTCACCTCAACCATCACCACCGCCATCACCCCCACCAGCACACCCGCTTATCCAGTACGCGTACAGGATAGGCTTCCAGATTGGTTGCCCCCGGAGGCTCGTGCAAGACATGTGTATTTGGAAGACTTGTTGGATTTCATATCAGATGAGGGTATATGGAGGTATTATTGAATATAGCAGGTATGGGACTTAA